One window of the Clostridium sp. MB40-C1 genome contains the following:
- a CDS encoding sensor histidine kinase, whose amino-acid sequence MKVLQDFLVISIQLGILMILWNKFSLGEENSFIKNLIIIIVAAMVYSITGLYYENNYIFYFISVIFLVKFIYNQSLIKTSLEFVVFICVNIIFEMLILIFMRLMGITYFNNFTFNLSCTLTEFILIMFICKFVLNKERLYDFKLHSGIAIYFIVNLAFCIGACKLVWKYEENLIMDNLYLVVIGLLVIVGVNLYLYNYISKVSEKKKILEVQNKYNNILKDMMNDVRRQQHEFKNYINTINGIIDVSSTDTVKDKLKNYIGHIRNLNKDIEDIVYIDNTIIKAIIYNKLCESEKMKINFTFNISNSLLEDKINDYEISHILSNLLDNAFEEVSKDDKSDKNVSINIFAEKNKSIIEVKNICKNIQTNTINNIFKLGFSTKKDKNRGYGLYNVKKIVEVNNGSIKVYLENDYIVFRIEFNN is encoded by the coding sequence TTGAAAGTATTACAAGACTTTTTAGTTATTTCTATTCAATTAGGGATACTAATGATATTGTGGAATAAATTTTCTTTAGGAGAAGAAAATAGTTTTATCAAAAATCTAATAATAATAATTGTTGCAGCTATGGTATACTCAATTACTGGATTATACTATGAAAATAACTATATATTTTATTTTATATCAGTAATATTTTTGGTTAAGTTTATTTATAATCAATCTTTAATTAAGACATCATTAGAATTTGTAGTATTTATATGTGTAAATATAATATTTGAGATGCTTATTTTGATATTTATGAGGCTAATGGGAATTACATATTTTAATAATTTTACATTTAACCTTAGTTGTACGTTAACAGAGTTCATTTTAATTATGTTTATATGTAAATTTGTATTAAATAAAGAACGATTGTATGATTTTAAATTACATTCTGGTATAGCAATTTATTTTATAGTAAATTTAGCATTTTGTATAGGAGCTTGCAAATTAGTTTGGAAATATGAAGAAAATTTAATTATGGACAACCTATATCTAGTGGTTATAGGACTACTTGTAATAGTAGGAGTTAATTTATACTTATATAATTATATAAGCAAGGTAAGTGAGAAAAAAAAGATTTTAGAAGTACAAAATAAGTATAATAATATATTAAAAGATATGATGAATGATGTAAGAAGACAACAACATGAATTTAAAAACTATATAAATACCATAAATGGAATAATAGATGTTTCTAGTACGGACACAGTTAAGGATAAACTTAAGAATTATATTGGACATATTAGAAATCTAAATAAGGATATAGAAGATATTGTATATATAGATAATACAATAATAAAAGCTATAATATACAATAAGCTATGTGAATCAGAAAAAATGAAAATAAACTTTACATTTAATATAAGTAATTCTTTATTAGAGGATAAAATAAATGACTACGAAATTTCACATATACTTAGCAATCTTTTAGATAATGCTTTTGAGGAAGTAAGTAAAGATGACAAAAGTGACAAGAATGTTTCTATAAACATATTTGCCGAAAAAAATAAAAGTATTATAGAGGTGAAAAATATTTGTAAAAATATACAGACTAATACTATAAATAACATATTTAAATTAGGTTTTTCAACTAAAAAAGATAAAAATAGAGGATATGGACTTTACAATGTAAAAAAAATAGTTGAAGTAAATAATGGAAGTATTAAAGTGTATTTAGAAAACGATTATATTGTTTTTAGAATAGAGTTTAATAATTAA
- a CDS encoding LytTR family DNA-binding domain-containing protein, which translates to MYNILLVEDNKIQRENLKKIICKAQDNLNFYEAEDKDEALHICQNHNIDIFFIDISLKNSSGIDLAIEVRKIREYELSWIIFLTTHVQYLVQAFKEIHCYDYILKPYDKKTVINMVRKLIKHSATDVDIKKERQYVIIELRSGVNIKLYIDEIIFIESKLRKNFIYTTKEVYESSKLSIKKLLEIIDSEDIIKSHKSFVVNINYIEKIEKIDSRLSEIYFQDYDKKALLGYKYKSTIVKKFKINYK; encoded by the coding sequence ATGTACAATATACTTTTAGTAGAGGATAATAAAATACAAAGAGAAAACTTGAAGAAAATCATTTGTAAAGCTCAGGATAATTTAAATTTTTATGAAGCTGAGGACAAAGATGAGGCTCTTCATATATGCCAAAATCATAATATAGATATTTTTTTTATAGATATTTCTCTAAAAAATTCTTCAGGAATAGATTTAGCAATAGAGGTTAGAAAGATAAGAGAGTATGAGTTAAGTTGGATTATATTTTTAACAACGCATGTTCAGTATCTTGTCCAAGCTTTTAAGGAAATACATTGTTATGACTATATATTGAAACCTTATGATAAAAAAACTGTAATAAATATGGTAAGAAAACTTATAAAACACAGTGCTACAGATGTAGATATAAAAAAAGAAAGGCAATACGTTATAATTGAGTTGAGAAGTGGAGTTAATATAAAATTATATATTGATGAAATAATTTTCATAGAAAGTAAATTGAGGAAGAATTTTATTTATACAACAAAAGAAGTATATGAATCAAGTAAATTATCTATAAAAAAACTTTTAGAAATTATTGATAGTGAGGATATTATCAAAAGTCATAAGTCATTTGTTGTAAATATAAATTATATAGAAAAAATCGAGAAAATAGATAGTAGATTAAGTGAAATTTATTTTCAAGACTATGATAAAAAAGCATTATTGGGTTATAAATATAAGAGTACAATTGTAAAAAAATTTAAAATTAATTACAAATGA
- a CDS encoding ABC transporter ATP-binding protein, whose amino-acid sequence MKVLEVNNVFKQYSKNIALRNVSFTISEKEIVGFVGPNGAGKSTLMKIMVGLIPPTSGSVKVMGFDIKKQREQALKKIGCTIESPYFYEYLTGKENLRIIANMYENISEEDILYASKRVGIDSNLHRKVREYSLGMKQRLALAQAIIMKPSFLILDEPTNGLDPKGIAEFREILKQINEEGCTIFISSHILSEIENICEKVLFIDKGEILTEKSLEDNIDHIENYIIICSNAQEFLKLLKNKNYIKRCDIDDNKILIEIEKKRIKDVIKLSVLNNIDIFYISEFKRNLEDEFFELLER is encoded by the coding sequence ATGAAGGTATTAGAGGTTAATAATGTATTTAAACAATATAGTAAAAATATAGCCTTAAGAAATGTAAGCTTTACTATAAGTGAAAAAGAAATAGTAGGATTTGTAGGACCTAATGGAGCAGGTAAAAGTACACTCATGAAAATAATGGTAGGATTAATTCCTCCAACTAGTGGAAGTGTTAAAGTAATGGGATTTGATATAAAAAAACAAAGGGAACAAGCTTTAAAAAAAATAGGATGTACAATAGAAAGTCCATATTTTTATGAATATTTAACAGGAAAGGAGAACCTTCGAATAATTGCTAATATGTATGAAAATATTAGTGAAGAGGATATATTATATGCATCAAAAAGAGTAGGGATAGATAGCAATTTGCATAGAAAAGTTAGAGAATATTCTCTTGGAATGAAACAAAGACTTGCACTAGCTCAAGCTATAATTATGAAACCAAGTTTTCTTATATTAGATGAACCAACTAATGGATTAGACCCAAAGGGAATAGCAGAATTTAGAGAAATATTAAAACAAATAAATGAAGAAGGATGTACAATTTTTATTTCATCTCATATTCTTTCAGAAATAGAGAATATATGCGAAAAGGTATTATTTATTGATAAGGGTGAAATTTTAACAGAAAAAAGTTTAGAAGATAATATTGATCATATAGAAAATTACATAATAATATGTAGTAATGCTCAGGAGTTTTTGAAGTTATTAAAAAACAAGAATTATATTAAACGATGTGATATAGATGATAATAAGATTTTAATCGAAATTGAAAAGAAAAGAATAAAAGATGTAATTAAATTATCCGTTCTTAATAATATTGATATTTTTTATATAAGTGAATTTAAAAGAAATTTAGAAGATGAATTTTTCGAGTTATTGGAAAGATGA
- a CDS encoding phosphatidylserine decarboxylase, translating to MIKYFNRETNSYEIEKVAGDKYLEWTYSSPVGMKFLDIIIKKKLFSKLYGQYCDSGLSKNKITKFINDFNIDEKEFKHEKENYKCFNDFFARELVQEARPINYNEEVVISPGDGRILAYENIDSNKLIQVKGLTYSLLELLEDEDLVKKYEKGTCVILRLCPTDYHRFHFIDNGICSETKKIKGLYYSVNPIALEKIPKLFCQNKREYSILKSENFGDILYMEVGATCVGAILQTYSSLKRVKKGEEKGYFKFGGSTVILFFEKDKISIDNDIIEESKKGFETKVYMGERIGLKL from the coding sequence ATGATTAAATACTTTAATAGAGAAACAAATAGTTATGAAATTGAAAAGGTTGCTGGAGATAAATACTTAGAGTGGACCTATTCCTCTCCTGTTGGAATGAAGTTTTTAGATATTATTATAAAGAAAAAGTTATTTTCTAAATTATATGGTCAATACTGCGATTCTGGTTTAAGTAAAAATAAAATAACAAAATTTATAAATGATTTTAATATAGATGAAAAAGAATTTAAACATGAAAAAGAAAACTACAAATGTTTTAATGATTTTTTTGCAAGGGAACTTGTACAAGAGGCACGTCCTATAAACTATAATGAAGAAGTAGTTATATCTCCTGGAGACGGTAGAATTTTAGCTTACGAAAATATAGATTCAAATAAACTAATTCAAGTAAAAGGACTTACCTATAGTCTTTTAGAATTATTAGAAGATGAGGATCTTGTTAAAAAATATGAAAAGGGAACTTGTGTTATATTAAGACTTTGTCCAACAGATTATCACAGATTCCACTTTATTGATAATGGTATTTGTAGTGAAACAAAAAAAATAAAAGGACTTTATTATTCTGTAAACCCAATAGCTCTAGAAAAAATTCCAAAACTTTTTTGCCAAAACAAAAGGGAATATAGTATTTTAAAATCTGAAAACTTTGGAGATATATTATATATGGAAGTTGGAGCAACTTGTGTTGGAGCAATTCTCCAAACATATTCTTCTCTTAAAAGAGTAAAAAAGGGTGAAGAAAAAGGTTATTTTAAATTTGGTGGTTCTACCGTAATATTATTTTTTGAAAAAGATAAAATTTCTATTGATAATGATATAATTGAAGAATCCAAAAAAGGATTTGAAACTAAAGTTTATATGGGAGAAAGGATTGGTCTTAAATTATAA
- a CDS encoding DUF1667 domain-containing protein, whose protein sequence is MGETKEIFTTVIRIKGSQCKVVPVRSTKAIEKGLFIECSKALSRIHVGIPINMGDIICRNILNTGVDIICSKNIPK, encoded by the coding sequence ATGGGGGAGACTAAAGAGATTTTTACAACTGTTATAAGAATAAAAGGATCACAATGTAAAGTAGTTCCTGTAAGAAGTACTAAAGCCATAGAAAAAGGTCTTTTTATAGAATGTTCTAAAGCATTAAGTAGAATTCATGTTGGTATTCCAATAAATATGGGGGACATAATATGTAGGAATATTTTAAATACTGGGGTAGACATAATTTGTTCTAAAAATATACCAAAATAA
- the serS gene encoding serine--tRNA ligase produces MLDLKKIRSNPDAIKKAMEGRGEDFDPKAIDEVIALDEKRRQILVEVEVLKNKRNSESAEIGKLKKEGKDASSVMSDMKKLSDEIKQFDVELNVIDEKIKYILLRIPNIPNPNVPDGETDEDNVEIRRWGEPTKFDFESKAHWDIGVDLGILDFERAGKITGSRFTVYKALGARLERAIISYFLDKHTLEHGYTEILPPYMVNRDSMIGTGQLPKFEEDAFKVENNGYFLIPTAEVPVTNLYRNEVLNGNELPIKHAAYSGCFRAEAGSAGRDTRGLVRQHQFNKVELVKFTKPEDSYEELEKLTRDAEAVLQGLGLPYRVVRICKGDLGFTAALKYDIEVWMPSYNRYVEISSCSNFEDFQARRANIRYKDNAKSKPEYIHTLNGSGVAVGRTVAAVLENFQNADGSVTIPEVLRPYMAGNTEIK; encoded by the coding sequence ATGTTAGACTTAAAGAAAATTAGAAGTAACCCAGATGCAATAAAAAAAGCTATGGAGGGCAGAGGAGAAGATTTTGATCCAAAAGCTATAGACGAAGTTATAGCTCTTGATGAAAAAAGAAGACAAATATTAGTTGAAGTTGAAGTATTAAAAAATAAAAGAAATAGTGAATCAGCTGAAATTGGAAAACTTAAAAAAGAAGGAAAAGATGCAAGTTCTGTAATGTCAGATATGAAGAAACTTTCTGATGAAATTAAACAATTTGATGTAGAACTTAATGTTATAGATGAAAAAATTAAGTATATATTACTTAGAATACCTAATATTCCAAATCCAAATGTACCAGATGGAGAAACTGATGAAGATAATGTAGAAATAAGAAGATGGGGAGAACCTACTAAGTTTGATTTTGAATCAAAAGCTCACTGGGATATCGGTGTAGATTTAGGAATATTGGATTTTGAAAGAGCAGGTAAAATTACAGGTTCAAGATTCACAGTATACAAAGCACTTGGAGCAAGACTTGAAAGAGCTATAATAAGCTATTTCCTAGATAAACATACATTAGAACATGGATATACTGAGATACTTCCACCATACATGGTAAATAGGGATAGTATGATAGGAACAGGTCAATTACCTAAATTTGAAGAAGATGCTTTTAAAGTTGAAAATAATGGTTATTTCTTAATTCCAACTGCAGAAGTTCCTGTAACTAATCTTTACAGAAATGAAGTTTTAAACGGTAATGAACTTCCAATAAAACATGCTGCTTATAGTGGATGTTTTAGAGCAGAAGCAGGTTCTGCAGGAAGGGATACAAGAGGTCTTGTAAGACAACACCAATTTAATAAAGTAGAACTTGTTAAATTTACTAAGCCAGAAGATTCTTATGAAGAATTAGAAAAATTAACAAGAGATGCAGAAGCAGTATTACAAGGGTTAGGTCTGCCTTATAGAGTAGTTAGAATTTGTAAAGGAGACTTAGGTTTTACAGCTGCACTTAAATATGATATAGAAGTTTGGATGCCAAGTTACAATAGATACGTTGAAATATCAAGCTGTAGTAATTTTGAAGATTTCCAAGCAAGACGTGCTAATATAAGATATAAAGATAATGCTAAATCAAAACCAGAATATATTCATACATTAAATGGTTCTGGTGTAGCAGTAGGAAGAACTGTAGCAGCAGTACTTGAAAACTTCCAAAATGCAGATGGATCAGTTACTATACCTGAAGTATTAAGACCATATATGGCTGGAAATACAGAAATAAAATAA
- a CDS encoding FAD-dependent oxidoreductase: MDYDVLVLGGGLIGCAVAYELSKYSLNIALIEKDYDIVDDVALVNSAIIYDGIQCQSNVMGKLEFMGNQIINDLSDKFNIPYKKQPILIVSQNEEEDIKLEEMYNTSINREICNIQLIDEKYAHKLEPNLNIKTKKVLYSQNTGVICPYELGIAYGEVAFDNGVAFKLEEKVESISKINKGFKVETNKNKFTCRMVINTTPEDYNIDGFKEVDCEIDGYLKYFVIEKGLKKYFSNTIFSYDKDEFIYFYPTVKGNYIAALKTKENLNYEKCYKRINKFIPQLKTEDIHAFYESFFYDNTIVIDDSLVDKGYIKVAGKNYAEVTMTPSIAKIICQTVVSNLNCKLKSDFNDKRREIYKFRDMSNEERQKIISLDKRYGKIICLCNMVTEGEIIDSIRRPLGARTVEGIKRRTGAGAGSCRSSYCLNKIVSILARETNKNLTDIVKDSKKSKILLNRIKEFDEM; the protein is encoded by the coding sequence ATGGATTATGATGTGCTAGTGTTAGGAGGGGGACTAATAGGTTGCGCTGTAGCTTATGAATTATCAAAGTACAGTTTAAATATTGCTCTTATAGAAAAAGATTATGATATAGTAGACGATGTTGCTTTGGTGAATTCAGCAATAATATATGATGGTATACAATGCCAATCTAATGTAATGGGTAAACTTGAGTTTATGGGAAATCAAATCATAAATGATTTATCTGATAAGTTTAATATTCCATATAAAAAACAGCCAATTTTAATTGTGTCTCAGAATGAAGAGGAAGACATAAAGTTAGAAGAGATGTATAATACATCAATAAATAGGGAAATATGTAATATACAACTTATAGATGAAAAATATGCTCATAAATTAGAACCTAATTTAAATATAAAGACCAAAAAGGTTTTATATTCACAGAATACAGGTGTAATTTGTCCTTATGAATTAGGAATAGCTTATGGAGAAGTGGCTTTTGACAATGGGGTAGCTTTTAAGTTAGAGGAAAAGGTAGAAAGTATAAGCAAAATAAATAAAGGATTTAAAGTAGAAACAAATAAAAATAAATTTACATGTAGAATGGTTATAAATACTACACCAGAAGATTATAACATAGATGGATTTAAAGAAGTAGATTGCGAAATAGATGGTTATTTAAAATATTTTGTAATAGAGAAAGGATTAAAAAAATATTTTTCTAATACAATTTTTAGTTATGATAAAGATGAATTTATATATTTTTATCCTACAGTTAAAGGTAATTATATAGCAGCATTAAAAACAAAAGAAAACTTAAATTATGAAAAATGTTATAAGAGAATAAACAAATTTATTCCACAATTAAAAACAGAGGACATACATGCTTTTTATGAATCTTTTTTTTATGATAACACTATAGTTATAGATGATAGTTTAGTCGATAAAGGTTATATAAAGGTAGCTGGTAAGAATTATGCTGAGGTTACAATGACCCCTTCTATAGCAAAGATAATATGCCAAACTGTAGTAAGTAATTTAAATTGTAAACTAAAGAGTGATTTTAATGATAAGAGAAGAGAAATATATAAATTTAGAGATATGTCTAATGAAGAAAGACAGAAAATAATTAGTTTAGATAAAAGATATGGAAAAATAATATGCTTATGCAATATGGTTACAGAAGGCGAAATAATAGATTCAATAAGAAGACCTCTTGGAGCACGTACAGTTGAAGGAATTAAAAGAAGGACTGGTGCTGGTGCTGGAAGTTGCAGGAGTTCCTATTGTTTGAATAAAATAGTATCTATTTTAGCTAGAGAAACAAATAAAAATTTAACTGATATAGTGAAAGATTCAAAGAAATCTAAAATTTTATTGAACAGAATAAAAGAGTTTGACGAAATGTAA
- a CDS encoding MBL fold metallo-hydrolase, producing the protein MKITVIGCYGGFPSKNEACSGYLVESGEHKVLIDCGSGVLSLIQNYVDINKIDAIILSHYHGDHISDIYCFQYEMAIAFAFGLRNKPLEIYAHKLNGKFQELNYKNFCVAKEINENTTLNFGKLNITFKWMNHEEPSLGMRLEENGKVLAYSGDTGWCDNIIKISQNADVFLCEASLLNEYVGKIQGHLSGGQAGKIASNSGVKELVLTHFPHFIDLNQLEKEAAQEYNGSILKAKKGLVLEL; encoded by the coding sequence ATGAAAATTACGGTTATAGGATGTTATGGTGGATTTCCTAGTAAAAATGAAGCGTGTTCAGGATATTTAGTTGAAAGTGGAGAGCATAAAGTGCTAATAGATTGTGGCTCAGGTGTATTATCTTTAATTCAAAATTATGTAGATATAAATAAAATAGATGCTATTATATTATCACATTATCATGGAGACCATATTTCTGACATATATTGTTTTCAATATGAAATGGCAATAGCTTTTGCTTTTGGATTAAGAAATAAACCATTAGAAATATATGCTCACAAATTAAATGGCAAATTTCAAGAATTAAACTATAAAAATTTTTGTGTGGCTAAGGAAATTAATGAAAATACAACACTTAATTTTGGTAAATTAAATATAACATTTAAGTGGATGAATCATGAAGAGCCTTCATTAGGAATGAGACTAGAGGAAAACGGAAAGGTTTTAGCTTATAGTGGAGATACTGGTTGGTGTGATAATATTATTAAAATATCCCAAAATGCAGATGTATTTTTATGTGAAGCTAGTTTACTAAATGAATATGTAGGAAAGATACAAGGACATCTTTCAGGAGGGCAGGCAGGTAAAATTGCCTCAAATTCAGGAGTTAAAGAACTAGTACTAACACATTTCCCTCATTTTATAGATCTTAACCAATTAGAAAAAGAAGCGGCACAAGAATATAATGGAAGTATATTAAAGGCAAAAAAAGGATTGGTCTTAGAATTATAA
- a CDS encoding ABC transporter permease subunit encodes MYKLIKNEIIKQIKKKKNLVMMLLFILVTVMFNLYGVKEISNQKRFDDNKVFINNLNMQLTTSKSDKEKDDIKNKIKEMERINKQLKFNIDNEKLDWKVLAKKKIVSYENNIKNLDKNTDKQNIEMLNLQKEKYEHCLKNNIDPSKSKGINKTIKVMLLVTMFFLPIFIVVMISDIISGEYNPMTIRSLLVRPVSKTKIYLSKFIAANIIIIVFFTLVMVANLLIRGFMNGFESPFMLNIVGTRYKENLVQGISVVESSSYLMPLWKVFISSLFLEWLYIICSVSFIVMVSIITKNSMLSMGISSIVCVIFAMSINLILRGASHVTRAICSVMFPIFFSGGSIVNGELSRLLLLPNISFTYSVVLLLAETLLFYVIGTLVFKRKNSYV; translated from the coding sequence ATGTACAAGCTAATAAAAAATGAAATAATTAAGCAAATAAAAAAGAAGAAAAATTTAGTGATGATGTTGTTGTTTATACTTGTAACAGTTATGTTTAATCTTTATGGTGTAAAAGAGATAAGTAATCAAAAGCGGTTTGACGATAATAAAGTATTTATTAATAATTTAAATATGCAACTTACAACTAGTAAAAGTGATAAAGAAAAAGATGATATTAAAAATAAAATAAAAGAAATGGAACGTATTAATAAACAACTTAAATTTAATATAGATAATGAAAAACTTGATTGGAAAGTCTTAGCAAAGAAAAAAATCGTTAGCTATGAAAACAATATAAAAAATTTAGATAAAAATACTGATAAACAAAATATAGAAATGTTAAATCTTCAGAAAGAGAAGTATGAACATTGCCTTAAAAATAATATAGATCCTAGTAAAAGCAAAGGAATTAATAAGACGATTAAAGTAATGCTATTAGTAACTATGTTCTTTTTACCTATATTTATTGTGGTTATGATTTCAGATATTATTTCTGGAGAATATAATCCTATGACAATAAGAAGTTTGCTAGTTCGTCCAGTATCAAAAACAAAAATTTATTTGTCAAAGTTTATTGCAGCAAATATTATAATTATAGTCTTTTTTACACTTGTTATGGTTGCTAATTTACTAATCCGTGGATTTATGAATGGGTTTGAAAGTCCTTTTATGCTCAATATTGTTGGAACGAGATATAAAGAAAATTTAGTTCAGGGAATTTCTGTAGTTGAAAGTAGTAGCTATCTTATGCCTTTATGGAAAGTGTTTATATCGTCATTATTTTTAGAATGGCTTTATATTATATGTTCAGTTTCATTTATAGTTATGGTATCAATAATTACAAAAAATTCAATGCTGTCCATGGGAATTAGTTCTATAGTGTGTGTCATATTTGCTATGTCTATAAATTTAATATTAAGAGGAGCAAGTCATGTTACTAGAGCTATATGTAGTGTTATGTTTCCAATATTTTTTAGTGGAGGTAGTATAGTAAATGGAGAACTATCTAGACTTTTATTACTTCCTAATATATCATTTACATATTCAGTTGTTTTATTATTAGCTGAAACATTATTATTTTATGTTATAGGAACGTTGGTATTTAAAAGAAAAAATTCATATGTTTAA